In Notamacropus eugenii isolate mMacEug1 chromosome 1, mMacEug1.pri_v2, whole genome shotgun sequence, one genomic interval encodes:
- the TMEM229B gene encoding transmembrane protein 229B has translation MASAEPLTALSRWYLYAIHGYFCEVMFTAAWEFVVNFNWKFPGVTSVWALFIYGTSILIVEKMYLRLRGRCHILVRCLIYTLWTYLWEFTTGYILRQFNACPWDYSQFDFDFMGLITLEYAVPWFCAALIMEQFIIRNTLRLRFEQHAEPSGPTASLALANGHVKTD, from the coding sequence ATGGCCTCTGCGGAGCCCCTAACAGCACTGTCTCGCTGGTACCTCTACGCCATCCATGGCTACTTCTGCGAGGTGATGTTCACGGCTGCCTGGGAGTTTGTGGTGAACTTTAATTGGAAATTTCCGGGTGTCACCAGTGTCTGGGCCCTCTTCATTTACGGCACCTCAATCCTTATCGTGGAGAAGATGTACCTGCGCCTGCGAGGCCGTTGTCACATCCTGGTCCGTTGCCTCATCTATACCCTCTGGACATACCTATGGGAGTTCACCACGGGCTATATCCTTCGCCAGTTTAATGCCTGCCCCTGGGACTACTCCCAGTTTGACTTTGACTTCATGGGTCTCATCACCCTGGAGTATGCTGTGCCCTGGTTCTGTGCCGCCCTCATCATGGAACAGTTTATTATCCGCAACACCCTCCGTCTTCGTTTTGAACAGCATGCTGAGCCTAGTGGACCTACTGCCTCACTGGCTCTGGCTAATGGCCATGTCAAGACAGACTGA